In the genome of Chryseobacterium phocaeense, the window AGTTGCTTATCCGTTTGCAGATAAATATATATTGACCGCAACTGAGGTTACAGAAATCAATACCGCAATTGCTGCTTATAACGTAACGATCCAGGCGGCGGCTACCGCAAAAGGATATGCTTTTGTAGATGCCAATAAGAAAATGACCGAATTGAGTGCCCAGTCAGGAATTTCCTATGACGGGGTAAGGTATACTGCTAAATTTGTAACAGGAGGTGCTTTCTCTTTAGATGGCGTTCACCTTACAGGAAGAGGCTATGCCGTTATTGCCAATGAATTTATAAAATCCATTAATGCCACCTACAGGTCTAGTTTACCACAGGTAGATCCTAATAAATATTCAGGGATAAAATTCCCTTAATGATACAGAAATTAAAAACTTAGAAACCACAGGAGTAATTCTTGTGGTTTTTTTTTAAATTTGCAAAATCTTTAAAAAGTAAAAATGGCCGACCAGTTAAGTTATCTATTCTGTACAAGAACCAGCAGGGACCTGGCAGAAAAAATTGCCCAGCATTATGGGAAAGAGTTAGGAAAAATCAACTTTCAGGAGTTCAGCGACGGTGAATTTGAGCCTGTTCTGGATGAATCCGTCAGAGGAGGAAGGGTTTTCCTGATTGGATCTACCTTCCCGCCAGCAGACAATCTTTTAGAACTTCTATTGATGATTGATGCAGCGAAAAGAGCTTCCGCAAAAAGCATTACTGTTGTAATTCCTTATTTCGGACTTGCAAGACAGGATAGAAAAGACAAACCGAGAGCTCCGATAGGTGCAAAACTGGTTGCTAATCTGTTAACTGCTGCAGGGGCAACAAGGATAATGACGATGGATCTTCACGCTGACCAGATTCAGGGGTTCTTCGAAATTCCTGTAGATCATCTGTATGCTTCTACTATTTTCGTAGACCATATCAAATCTCTGAACTTAGATAACCTTACGATTGCTTCCCCGGATATGGGAGGTGCAAAAAGAGCGAAAAACTATGCCGGACATTTAGGTGCTGAAGTAGTAATCGCCTATAAAGAAAGAAAAAAGGCAAATGTAGTAGAGGAAATGTTCCTTATTGGTGATGTGGTAGGCAAAAATGTAATCCTTATCGATGATATGATCGATACGGCGGGTACTCTTTGCAAAGCTGCAGAAATCCTGATAGAAAAAGGAGCAAAATCCGTAAGAGCAATGGCGACTCACGGAGTGCTTTCAGGTAAAGCTTACGATAATATTGAGAACTCCAAATTACTGGAAGTTATTGTAACTGACTCAATTCCTGTTAAAAATAATTTGTCATCTAAAATAAAAGTGCTATCTTGCGCCCCATTATTTGCAGACGTGATGAAGATGGTTCATGAACATCAATCAATTAGCAGTAAATTTGTTATTTAATTGATTTTTAGCAAATTGCAAAATTAAAACAGAACAATTTTTTAAATTTTTTATAAATGAAATCTATTACAATTCAAGGTACAAAAAGAGAAAGCGTGGGCAAAAAGTCGACAAAAGCTTTACGTGATGCTGAATTAGTTCCTTGTGTTGTTTATGGAGGTGAAGCCCCTTTGAACTTCTCTGCAGAAGAGAGAGCTTTCAAAGGATTGGTATACACTCCTGAAGCACACACGGTATCTATTGAGCTAGATGGGAAAACAATTCCTGCTGTTCTTCAGGATATTCAGTTCCACCCGATTACGGACAAAATTTTACACGTAGACTTCTATCAGTTATCTGACGATAAGCCGGTAGTTATGGAAGTTCCTGTAAGAATTACTGGACGTTCCAAAGGTGTTGTGGCTGGTGGTGTTTTACGTCAGTCTTTCAGAAAATTAAAAGTGAAAGCTATTCCTGCAAACTTACCGGATGAGATCGTTGTTGACGTTACTCCGTTAAGAATCGGTAACAAGCTTTATGTAGGAAGCATCAAAACTGAAGGATATTCTTTCGTTCACCCTGACAATGCAGTGGTAGTAGCTGTTAAGATGTCTAGAAATGCAATGAAAGGTGGTGCAGCAGCAGCTGAAGATGATGAAGAAGAAGAAGTTGCAGCAGAAGGAGCAGCTCCTGAAGCAGAGGCAGCAGCAGAATAATATTTGCTTACTCAACAATCTATATAAAACCTGTCAATTTATTGGCGGGTTTTTTATTTGTTACTAAAAGGTAAAATTGCAAATTTGCTTATTAGCCCTTCAGCCTTTTCGCCTTTTCGCGATTTTGCCTTTTCGCCATTTCAAAACCCTATCTCAGAAAAAAGCCGTAAATTTGAAGTGTTCTAAATAAGAGCCATCTAATTTAAAATTTTAATAAATGTTTGACATTCAGGAAATAAGAAGTCAGTTTACGATATTAAACAGAGAAGTGAATGGTAAACCTCTGGTTTACCTAGATAATGCAGCCACATCCCAGAAACCGGATTCTGTTTTGAAGATCTGGAATGAATATTACACCCAGCTTAATGCTAATGTTCATAGAGGAATCCATACATTAAGCCAGCTAGCTACAGAAGAAATGGAGCTTTCGAGAAGAAAAATCCAGAAATTCATCAACGCCAGGCATGATTTTGAAGTTATTTTTACCAAAGGAACTACAGAAGGCCTGAACCTCATCTCCTATATTTTAACGCAGAAGCTTAAAAAGGACGATGAGATTATCATTTCCTATCTGGAGCATCATTCCAATATT includes:
- a CDS encoding ribose-phosphate pyrophosphokinase; the protein is MADQLSYLFCTRTSRDLAEKIAQHYGKELGKINFQEFSDGEFEPVLDESVRGGRVFLIGSTFPPADNLLELLLMIDAAKRASAKSITVVIPYFGLARQDRKDKPRAPIGAKLVANLLTAAGATRIMTMDLHADQIQGFFEIPVDHLYASTIFVDHIKSLNLDNLTIASPDMGGAKRAKNYAGHLGAEVVIAYKERKKANVVEEMFLIGDVVGKNVILIDDMIDTAGTLCKAAEILIEKGAKSVRAMATHGVLSGKAYDNIENSKLLEVIVTDSIPVKNNLSSKIKVLSCAPLFADVMKMVHEHQSISSKFVI
- a CDS encoding 50S ribosomal protein L25/general stress protein Ctc, translated to MKSITIQGTKRESVGKKSTKALRDAELVPCVVYGGEAPLNFSAEERAFKGLVYTPEAHTVSIELDGKTIPAVLQDIQFHPITDKILHVDFYQLSDDKPVVMEVPVRITGRSKGVVAGGVLRQSFRKLKVKAIPANLPDEIVVDVTPLRIGNKLYVGSIKTEGYSFVHPDNAVVVAVKMSRNAMKGGAAAAEDDEEEEVAAEGAAPEAEAAAE